The following are encoded together in the Flavihumibacter fluvii genome:
- a CDS encoding DUF4954 family protein translates to MNFIRKSPLQALGYDFIPATFLPTGKDEYYLRNKQNKSGINYRQLTAYEIEVLVRNRNQSDDWNKLLVSDAFNPELVKNCKFFGLVRIGKLEPYCMEFNNLRMPVGLYNSTIISCDFGDNVVVDNVNYMAHYIIGNEVMLVNINELATSNHSKFGNGILKAGEEEKVRIWLEVCNENGGRSILPFDGMLPGDAYLWSRHRDDKVLQQKFVDFTAIRFDDQRGYYGMVGDRTVIKNSRILKDTLIGQDAYIKGANKIKNVTIHSTADARTQIGEGCELVNGIIGVGCRVFYGVKAVRFVMASHSQLKYGARLINSYLGNNATISCCEVLNSLIFPAHEQHHNNSFLCAALVMGQSNMAAGATIGSNHNSRSADGELIAGRGFWPGLCVSLKHNSKFASFAILAKGDYPAELNIELPFSLISNDVANDRLVILPGFWFQYNMYALARNSWKYVDRDHRTDKTQHIEFDYLAPDTANEMFRAIAILEKITGEAFYKKSGKEVSENLARKKGKALLLAGDDAIADLQIELAGAENSNRPVVVLKAAIAYRWYLSFLEHYAVKEILNFQHRHAYSSLLKLSRKLPVPGKPREWENIGGQLIEKEAVTNFLSQVKKGTVNSWDAIHDFYRKQAAVYGDQKLAHALSIYALTHGTNLSQDKNNLVVLLERSIAFRQQLTQLIVASREKDYQNPFRQMVYDNPAEMDTVLGKISDNSFILEEQKLFRNYKKMVSTLLKK, encoded by the coding sequence ATGAACTTCATCAGGAAAAGCCCACTGCAGGCATTGGGATATGATTTCATTCCAGCAACTTTTCTTCCTACCGGGAAAGACGAATATTACCTGCGAAATAAGCAGAATAAAAGCGGGATCAATTACCGGCAACTTACTGCGTATGAAATTGAAGTGCTGGTCAGGAACAGGAACCAAAGCGACGACTGGAATAAACTGCTGGTCTCTGATGCCTTTAACCCGGAGCTGGTAAAGAATTGCAAATTCTTTGGACTGGTGCGCATTGGCAAACTCGAACCCTATTGCATGGAGTTTAATAATCTCCGGATGCCGGTAGGATTATACAACAGCACCATCATCAGCTGCGATTTTGGCGATAATGTTGTGGTAGATAATGTCAACTACATGGCGCATTATATTATAGGCAATGAAGTAATGCTGGTGAATATCAATGAGCTGGCCACCAGTAACCATTCAAAATTCGGGAACGGCATCCTCAAGGCAGGAGAAGAAGAGAAAGTAAGGATATGGCTTGAAGTGTGTAATGAAAATGGCGGCCGTAGTATCCTGCCTTTTGATGGCATGTTGCCTGGTGATGCTTACCTGTGGAGCCGGCACCGGGATGATAAAGTTTTACAACAAAAATTCGTTGATTTCACCGCAATACGCTTCGACGACCAGCGCGGTTACTACGGCATGGTGGGCGACCGGACTGTTATCAAGAATTCCCGGATATTAAAGGATACACTGATCGGCCAGGATGCCTACATAAAAGGGGCTAATAAAATAAAAAACGTCACCATCCATTCCACAGCAGACGCGCGTACACAAATTGGGGAAGGATGTGAACTGGTAAATGGAATAATAGGTGTTGGCTGCAGGGTTTTCTATGGCGTTAAAGCGGTAAGGTTTGTTATGGCTTCCCATTCACAACTTAAATATGGTGCCAGGCTGATCAACTCTTACCTTGGGAATAACGCGACAATCTCCTGTTGCGAAGTGCTGAATTCCCTGATCTTCCCGGCCCACGAACAACACCATAATAATTCATTTTTATGTGCAGCCCTTGTAATGGGCCAAAGTAATATGGCTGCGGGAGCCACCATAGGATCCAACCATAATTCCAGGAGCGCCGATGGGGAACTGATTGCCGGAAGGGGTTTCTGGCCTGGATTATGTGTCAGCCTTAAACACAACTCAAAATTCGCCTCGTTTGCGATCCTCGCAAAAGGCGACTACCCGGCTGAATTAAATATAGAACTTCCTTTTTCTCTCATCAGTAATGATGTGGCCAATGATCGCCTGGTTATTTTACCTGGTTTCTGGTTCCAGTACAATATGTATGCACTGGCAAGGAATTCCTGGAAATATGTTGACCGTGATCACCGCACTGATAAGACCCAGCATATAGAATTCGATTACCTCGCCCCGGACACAGCTAATGAAATGTTCAGGGCTATTGCAATCCTGGAGAAAATCACGGGGGAAGCCTTTTATAAAAAATCAGGAAAAGAAGTGTCGGAAAACCTGGCCAGGAAAAAAGGCAAGGCATTGCTTCTTGCCGGTGATGATGCCATTGCTGACCTGCAGATCGAATTGGCCGGCGCCGAGAACAGCAACCGTCCCGTGGTTGTCCTGAAAGCAGCTATTGCTTACCGTTGGTACCTTTCGTTTCTTGAACATTATGCCGTAAAAGAAATACTCAATTTTCAACATAGGCATGCCTATTCCAGCCTCCTCAAACTATCCAGGAAACTGCCTGTTCCCGGTAAACCCAGGGAATGGGAAAATATTGGCGGGCAGTTGATTGAAAAAGAGGCCGTAACTAATTTCCTTTCCCAGGTCAAAAAAGGAACGGTGAACAGCTGGGATGCCATACATGATTTTTACCGGAAACAAGCTGCTGTTTACGGTGACCAAAAACTGGCTCATGCCCTATCTATATATGCATTGACCCACGGCACAAACCTTTCACAGGATAAAAACAACCTGGTGGTATTACTGGAACGAAGTATTGCTTTCCGGCAACAACTCACCCAACTGATTGTCGCATCAAGGGAAAAGGATTACCAAAATCCATTCCGCCAGATGGTCTATGATAACCCTGCAGAAATGGATACGGTTTTAGGGAAAATCAGTGATAATAGTTTTATACTTGAAGAACAAAAACTTTTCCGGAATTATAAAAAAATGGTCAGCACGCTATTGAAGAAATAA
- the glmS gene encoding glutamine--fructose-6-phosphate transaminase (isomerizing): MCGIVAYIGHREAYPVILKGLKRLEYRGYDSSGVALINNGLKVYKKQGKVAELEELLVGKDLHAHIGIGHTRWATHGEPCDRNAHPHLSRSGKLSMIHNGIIENYAQIKSELIKKGYAFTSDTDTEVLLNFIDDIHTNNGGALEEAIRIALKRIVGAYVIVVLDEDNPDTLIAARKGSPLVIGIGKGEHFLASDASPIIEYTKEVVYVNDYELAIIKSDELILKNLGNEKITPFITKLDMELAAIEKGGYDHFMLKEIFEQPNTIFDCLRGRLDAAAGTITMSGIQQYAEQLISANRIIIVACGTSWHAGLIAEYIFEEVTRIPVEVEYASEFRYRNPVINKGDVIIAISQSGETADTLVAIESAKEKGAIILGVVNVVGSSIARTSHGGAYTHAGPEIGVASTKAFTAQLVVLTMMALKIGYLKGTLSEKRYLHLLNELNEVPEKVAAALLHKDNIEKVALKYKNATDALYLGRGYNFPVALEGALKLKEISYIHAEGYPAAEMKHGPIALVDENLPVFFVATKDSFHEKVLSNMQEIKARKGKIIAIVSEGDDAANALADDLIVVPYADELIAPIINAIPMQLIAYYIGIAKGLDVDKPRNLAKSVTVE, encoded by the coding sequence ATGTGTGGAATCGTAGCATATATAGGACATAGGGAAGCTTACCCGGTTATCCTGAAAGGATTGAAGAGACTTGAATATCGTGGTTATGACAGTTCGGGTGTAGCATTGATCAATAACGGCCTCAAAGTGTATAAAAAGCAGGGGAAGGTGGCAGAACTTGAAGAGTTGCTGGTAGGAAAAGACCTGCATGCCCATATTGGCATTGGCCATACCCGCTGGGCAACGCATGGTGAACCCTGCGACCGTAATGCCCACCCCCACTTGTCCCGCAGCGGAAAATTATCCATGATCCACAACGGGATCATCGAAAATTATGCACAGATCAAATCCGAACTAATCAAAAAAGGCTATGCATTCACCAGTGATACTGACACGGAGGTTTTATTGAACTTCATAGATGATATCCATACCAATAATGGCGGTGCATTGGAAGAAGCAATCCGCATAGCACTGAAACGCATTGTTGGTGCCTATGTAATTGTTGTGCTGGATGAAGATAATCCCGATACCCTTATCGCAGCCAGAAAAGGATCCCCACTTGTAATTGGTATTGGCAAAGGAGAACATTTCCTGGCCAGCGATGCATCACCGATCATTGAATACACCAAAGAAGTAGTGTATGTAAATGATTATGAACTCGCCATTATTAAATCGGATGAACTGATCCTGAAGAACCTGGGTAACGAAAAGATCACTCCCTTTATCACAAAACTCGATATGGAACTGGCGGCTATTGAAAAAGGCGGCTATGACCATTTCATGCTGAAAGAAATTTTCGAACAACCCAATACCATTTTTGATTGCCTCCGCGGAAGACTCGATGCAGCAGCCGGCACCATTACCATGAGTGGTATCCAGCAATATGCAGAGCAATTGATCAGCGCCAACCGCATCATCATTGTAGCCTGCGGCACCAGCTGGCATGCAGGGCTCATAGCTGAATATATTTTTGAAGAAGTAACCAGGATTCCCGTAGAAGTTGAATATGCCTCAGAGTTCAGGTACAGGAACCCTGTCATCAACAAAGGTGATGTGATCATCGCCATTTCACAAAGCGGTGAAACCGCAGACACACTGGTAGCCATAGAAAGTGCAAAGGAAAAAGGTGCGATCATTCTTGGTGTGGTGAATGTTGTAGGATCTTCCATTGCACGTACTTCACACGGTGGCGCCTATACGCATGCCGGACCTGAAATTGGCGTGGCCAGCACAAAAGCATTTACCGCGCAATTGGTTGTATTGACCATGATGGCACTGAAGATTGGTTACCTTAAAGGAACCCTTTCTGAAAAACGTTACCTGCACCTGCTGAATGAATTGAATGAAGTTCCTGAAAAAGTGGCTGCCGCTTTGTTGCATAAAGACAATATTGAAAAGGTGGCACTGAAGTATAAAAATGCCACCGATGCGCTTTACCTGGGCCGCGGATATAACTTCCCGGTTGCCCTTGAAGGGGCATTGAAATTGAAAGAGATTTCCTACATACATGCCGAAGGCTATCCTGCCGCTGAAATGAAACATGGTCCGATCGCACTGGTTGACGAAAACCTGCCGGTATTTTTTGTTGCGACTAAAGACAGCTTTCATGAAAAAGTCCTAAGCAACATGCAGGAGATAAAAGCCCGAAAAGGAAAAATCATTGCTATTGTGAGCGAGGGTGACGATGCAGCCAATGCCCTGGCAGACGACCTCATTGTAGTACCCTATGCCGATGAGCTGATAGCCCCCATCATAAATGCTATACCCATGCAATTAATTGCTTATTATATTGGCATTGCAAAAGGGTTGGATGTAGACAAACCCAGGAACCTGGCAAAAAGCGTTACGGTTGAATAA
- a CDS encoding S9 family peptidase: protein MKSISLLLAFSLTLGLMAQQKPVLTVEKIMRDPKWIGSSPSNPFWSEDGKLYFYWNPEKAMSDSLYFIQPGKPGIIKADLAMRQTLVPQSSLKYNVSNTAYTYSKDGDIYYVEKKSGVRKRITQTTDAEYQSRFGFGDSKIIYRRDLNLFSWDIRSGEITQLSNIRSGDNPSKNSKKDNSNEQEKWLKEDQLATFDVLRKRKNKKDLEDSLQKKSTIKPLRTIYIEDKELDDLELSEDGQFITYQLNRDASGARKTFVPAYVTLSGFTEEIPSRTKVGEPPGSQELFLYDRYADTIYTIRTDSLPGIRNQPDFAIKLAEPPVRKINFTSVKWAPAAPYAVVDIRSIDHKDRWLMLLSGKDATLTVLDHQHDSAWIGGPGIYGNYGWINDQQFWYQSEKTGYSHLYVYSRKENAAVALTEGNFEVQSARLSADKKHFYISTNEVHPGEQQYYRLSVQGGQRERLTAMTGANLVSLSPDEKKLGILYSYSNKPWELYLQDNKAGSHPLQLTFNATSEEFSGYPWRVPELINFTARDGATVYARLYPAANPHPSKPAVIFVHGAGYLQNAHKWWSSYYREYMFHNLLADNGYTVLDIDYRASSGYGRNWRTGIYRFMGGKDLTDHIDGAKLLAGKYGINPKNIGIYGGSYGGFITLMAMFTSPGTFAAGAALRPVTDWAHYNHGYTSNILNEPFTDSLAYRRSSPIYHAAGLQGNLLICHGMIDTNVHFEDVVRLSQRLIELGKTNWELASYPLEDHGFVEPSSWTDEYKRIYSLFERTLKQ from the coding sequence ATGAAATCTATTAGTTTACTGCTGGCCTTTTCGTTGACCCTGGGCCTTATGGCGCAGCAAAAACCGGTGCTTACCGTTGAAAAAATTATGCGTGATCCTAAATGGATCGGCAGCTCCCCATCTAATCCATTCTGGTCAGAAGATGGCAAACTGTACTTCTACTGGAATCCCGAAAAAGCAATGAGTGATTCGCTGTATTTTATACAACCCGGAAAACCAGGGATCATAAAAGCTGACCTGGCCATGCGCCAGACCCTTGTTCCGCAATCCAGCCTGAAGTACAACGTATCAAATACGGCCTACACGTACAGTAAAGACGGTGACATTTACTATGTCGAAAAAAAGTCCGGCGTTCGAAAAAGAATTACACAAACCACGGATGCTGAATACCAGTCCAGGTTCGGTTTTGGGGACAGCAAAATAATTTACCGCCGTGACCTCAACCTGTTTTCCTGGGATATCCGGTCTGGTGAAATAACACAGTTAAGTAATATAAGATCCGGTGATAACCCATCAAAGAATAGCAAAAAAGACAATAGCAATGAGCAGGAAAAATGGTTGAAAGAAGACCAACTGGCAACATTTGATGTGCTCAGGAAAAGGAAAAACAAAAAGGACCTCGAAGATTCCCTCCAAAAAAAATCAACCATCAAACCCTTGCGCACCATTTATATTGAGGACAAGGAGCTGGATGACCTGGAACTCAGTGAAGATGGCCAATTCATTACTTACCAGCTTAACAGGGATGCATCCGGTGCAAGGAAAACATTTGTTCCTGCTTATGTCACTTTATCAGGCTTTACAGAAGAAATTCCCAGCCGGACGAAAGTGGGCGAACCACCTGGCAGCCAGGAATTATTTTTGTATGACCGATATGCTGACACAATTTATACCATCCGTACAGATTCCCTTCCCGGTATCAGGAACCAGCCCGATTTTGCCATAAAACTGGCAGAGCCCCCTGTGAGGAAAATTAATTTCACCAGCGTAAAATGGGCACCTGCTGCACCTTATGCTGTGGTGGATATCCGTTCAATAGATCATAAAGACCGCTGGCTGATGTTGTTATCCGGTAAAGACGCTACGCTTACTGTGCTCGACCACCAACATGATTCAGCCTGGATCGGTGGTCCGGGTATTTACGGAAATTATGGCTGGATCAATGACCAGCAATTCTGGTACCAATCAGAAAAAACCGGCTATTCACACCTGTATGTATATTCCAGAAAAGAGAACGCTGCTGTTGCATTAACAGAAGGTAATTTTGAAGTGCAATCAGCACGCCTTTCAGCCGATAAAAAACATTTCTACATTTCCACCAATGAAGTGCACCCGGGTGAACAACAATATTACCGGCTATCGGTCCAAGGTGGACAAAGGGAACGACTTACCGCCATGACCGGGGCAAACCTGGTGAGCCTGTCACCTGATGAAAAAAAACTGGGCATCCTCTATTCCTATAGCAACAAACCCTGGGAATTATACCTGCAGGATAATAAGGCAGGCAGTCATCCGCTGCAATTAACCTTTAACGCAACCAGTGAAGAATTTTCCGGTTATCCCTGGCGTGTTCCCGAACTCATCAACTTTACAGCAAGGGACGGCGCCACTGTATATGCAAGGCTATACCCCGCTGCAAATCCGCATCCATCTAAACCAGCGGTAATTTTTGTTCATGGTGCCGGCTACCTCCAAAACGCACATAAATGGTGGAGTAGTTATTACCGCGAATACATGTTCCACAACCTCCTGGCCGATAACGGATATACCGTTTTAGATATTGACTACCGGGCCAGCTCAGGCTATGGCCGCAACTGGCGTACGGGTATCTATCGCTTCATGGGCGGCAAAGACCTTACCGATCATATCGATGGAGCCAAATTGCTGGCCGGGAAATATGGCATCAACCCAAAAAACATAGGTATATATGGCGGCTCTTATGGCGGATTCATAACGCTGATGGCTATGTTTACGAGCCCGGGGACTTTTGCAGCCGGGGCCGCTTTAAGGCCCGTTACGGACTGGGCACATTATAACCATGGCTATACCTCCAATATACTCAATGAACCTTTTACCGATAGCCTGGCCTATCGCAGAAGTTCACCTATTTACCATGCAGCCGGCCTGCAGGGCAACCTGCTGATCTGCCATGGCATGATTGATACCAATGTCCATTTTGAAGACGTGGTGCGGCTTAGCCAGCGCCTGATTGAATTGGGAAAAACAAATTGGGAACTGGCATCCTACCCTCTTGAAGACCATGGATTTGTAGAACCCAGCAGCTGGACTGACGAATATAAACGCATCTATTCCCTTTTTGAACGGACATTAAAACAATAA
- the mgtE gene encoding magnesium transporter gives MPEELETPLTLSEQFESIIHLEDKLRIREFLNNQNISDVAELVNEYDEYASQIIGNMSTHRAASVFKILDVSVQKDVIQELPPLKSAELLNELPADDRTAFLEELPSEVVKELIKTLNPEERKITLSLLGYPEGSVGRLMTPDYIAVNTDWTLGEVLEHIREVGRDSETIDVIYVVNDKGEFVDDMRIREVILASPDRIVSEIIDNRYIALKVTDDQEVANQIFKMNNRMALPVLDDHNLLLGIVTIDDVLWVASEEFSEDIQKIGGTEALDEPYLEIPLLKLFKKRVVWMVVLFIGEMLTATAMGYFEDEISKAVVLALFVPLIISSGGNSGSQASTLIIQAMAVGEITISDWWRVLRREILSGLLLGSVLGLIGFARVILWSQFFPQVYGDHYLAIAFTVGFSLVGVVLWGTLSGSMLPIVLKRAGADPAVSSAPFVATLVDVTGLIIYFSFAYFFLRGILL, from the coding sequence ATGCCTGAAGAACTGGAAACCCCATTAACACTAAGCGAACAGTTTGAATCTATCATTCACCTGGAGGACAAACTGCGTATCCGGGAATTCCTGAATAACCAGAATATCAGTGATGTGGCTGAACTGGTGAATGAGTATGACGAATATGCCAGCCAGATCATCGGCAATATGAGTACCCACCGGGCGGCCAGTGTGTTTAAAATACTGGATGTATCTGTGCAGAAAGATGTCATACAGGAATTACCTCCTTTAAAATCAGCTGAGCTACTGAATGAATTGCCCGCCGATGACCGTACGGCCTTCCTCGAAGAATTGCCCAGCGAGGTCGTTAAGGAATTGATCAAAACGCTGAATCCTGAAGAAAGAAAGATCACGTTATCCCTGCTGGGTTATCCCGAAGGCAGCGTAGGTCGCCTGATGACGCCCGATTATATTGCTGTGAATACTGACTGGACCCTGGGTGAAGTGCTGGAACATATCCGCGAAGTGGGCCGCGACAGCGAAACCATTGATGTGATCTATGTGGTGAATGATAAAGGTGAATTTGTTGATGATATGCGGATCAGGGAAGTCATCCTGGCCAGCCCGGACCGCATCGTGAGTGAAATCATAGACAACCGGTATATTGCCCTGAAGGTGACAGACGACCAGGAAGTGGCCAACCAGATTTTCAAAATGAATAACCGCATGGCCCTGCCGGTATTGGATGACCACAACCTCCTGCTCGGTATCGTTACCATCGATGACGTGTTGTGGGTGGCCAGTGAAGAATTCAGTGAAGACATCCAGAAAATCGGGGGAACCGAAGCCCTCGATGAACCCTACCTGGAAATCCCCCTACTGAAATTATTCAAAAAAAGGGTTGTCTGGATGGTGGTCTTATTCATTGGCGAGATGCTAACGGCTACGGCTATGGGCTATTTCGAAGATGAGATCTCAAAAGCTGTTGTGCTCGCGCTTTTCGTTCCACTGATTATATCAAGTGGTGGTAACAGCGGCTCCCAGGCATCGACACTGATTATCCAGGCAATGGCTGTTGGGGAAATTACCATTTCTGATTGGTGGCGGGTGCTGAGACGCGAAATTTTATCGGGGCTCCTGTTGGGATCCGTGCTTGGACTCATCGGTTTCGCCCGTGTAATTTTATGGTCCCAGTTTTTCCCGCAAGTTTATGGTGATCATTATTTAGCCATCGCCTTTACGGTTGGCTTTTCCCTGGTGGGAGTAGTCTTGTGGGGCACCTTAAGTGGTTCCATGTTGCCGATTGTATTGAAAAGGGCCGGCGCAGACCCTGCAGTATCCTCTGCCCCCTTCGTAGCTACACTGGTGGATGTGACCGGACTGATCATTTATTTTTCCTTCGCCTATTTTTTCTTAAGGGGAATCCTTTTATAA
- a CDS encoding SET domain-containing protein, with protein sequence MILPCLLVAPTKTMGRGVFTTEALPVNTVIEISPVIVLSASDRLLVDQTSLCNYVFEWGEDRKQCCMALGYVPVYNHAYASNCEYEMDFEAELIRITTVRDIAAGEELYINYNGDWDDVTPLWFDAH encoded by the coding sequence ATGATTTTACCCTGCTTGCTGGTGGCACCCACCAAGACGATGGGTAGAGGTGTTTTCACAACGGAAGCCCTCCCTGTCAATACAGTTATTGAGATCAGTCCGGTAATCGTTTTGTCGGCCAGTGACCGGTTATTGGTGGACCAGACCAGTCTGTGCAATTATGTGTTTGAATGGGGCGAGGACCGCAAACAATGTTGCATGGCCCTTGGATATGTACCTGTATATAACCATGCATATGCCAGTAATTGTGAATATGAAATGGATTTTGAGGCGGAACTCATCCGGATTACTACAGTGCGGGATATTGCTGCCGGGGAAGAATTATACATCAATTATAATGGAGACTGGGATGATGTGACGCCATTATGGTTTGATGCGCACTAG
- a CDS encoding DUF4403 family protein yields the protein MINRKFIFLTCLLIGLLTACSPSRKTTSSQPPRPAPVHKTLPPLPESVLNLPVKIAIRPFLVQAEKLAPKEITSTGWPDYINSSCDFRYKYRFVRSAFQFSCTNNRISVTMNGNYQIAGSKTVCVMNQAVYPWVNGSCGFGNEPMRRVNINLVSDLQFTPDYHLQTFTRTGNVLPVDKCLVTVFKNDVTPQILDSIAASVNAYGKNIDAMIRALNFDSSLLPIAEKAGKKIPLSTYGYLNLNANELNLGPVNFAADTLSFIAGISCFPEISSDSINYSISRHLPPLKGNIVGNGFTLHANAIYDYNTIDTLLTRTLRNREFDVKGEKIKIADVKVRGLDNYQVEFRISFIGSKKGTLFLKGSPELDILTQTITVPDLEYDLNSSSITLQLGKTFFNHQILENLRKQAKVNVAELYLKNKSRIDAQFNRKVTEGINLTGGTTQLRLTGLVINKDNVQVQTNVTGNASLVIAQLQGN from the coding sequence ATGATTAACCGAAAATTTATTTTCCTTACCTGTTTGTTGATCGGATTACTAACGGCCTGCTCACCTTCCAGGAAAACCACTAGCAGTCAACCTCCCCGGCCCGCACCAGTGCATAAAACGCTGCCACCGCTTCCAGAGTCGGTATTGAACCTGCCGGTTAAGATTGCTATCCGTCCTTTTTTGGTGCAGGCTGAAAAACTGGCGCCAAAAGAGATCACCTCAACCGGTTGGCCTGACTATATCAACAGCAGCTGTGATTTCCGGTACAAATACCGTTTTGTACGATCGGCATTTCAATTCTCCTGCACGAACAACAGGATTTCCGTGACCATGAACGGCAACTACCAGATCGCAGGCAGCAAAACGGTTTGTGTTATGAACCAGGCGGTATACCCCTGGGTAAACGGCAGTTGCGGTTTTGGAAATGAACCAATGCGGCGGGTTAATATCAACCTGGTTTCCGACCTGCAATTCACCCCGGATTACCACCTGCAGACTTTTACCCGGACAGGCAATGTGCTTCCTGTTGATAAATGCCTGGTGACTGTTTTCAAAAATGATGTAACCCCGCAAATTCTGGATAGTATTGCCGCATCCGTGAATGCATACGGAAAAAATATCGATGCCATGATCCGGGCCTTGAATTTCGATAGCTCACTATTGCCCATTGCTGAAAAAGCAGGAAAAAAAATACCGCTAAGCACTTATGGCTACCTTAACCTGAATGCTAATGAACTGAACCTCGGTCCCGTAAATTTCGCTGCCGATACATTATCCTTTATTGCAGGCATTTCCTGTTTCCCGGAAATCAGTTCAGATAGTATTAATTACAGTATCTCCCGCCACCTGCCGCCTTTAAAGGGCAATATCGTCGGTAATGGATTTACCCTTCACGCCAATGCGATCTACGATTACAACACCATAGACACACTGCTTACCAGGACGCTGCGTAACCGGGAATTTGATGTGAAAGGGGAAAAAATAAAAATCGCTGATGTTAAGGTACGCGGACTCGATAATTACCAGGTTGAATTCAGGATCAGTTTTATTGGCTCAAAAAAAGGCACACTTTTCCTGAAAGGCAGTCCGGAACTAGACATCCTCACACAAACCATCACGGTTCCCGACCTGGAATATGACCTGAATTCATCGAGTATCACCCTGCAACTGGGCAAAACATTTTTCAACCACCAGATCCTTGAAAACCTTCGCAAACAGGCAAAAGTAAATGTTGCAGAATTGTACCTGAAAAACAAATCCCGTATAGATGCGCAATTCAACCGTAAGGTTACTGAAGGCATTAACCTTACAGGCGGAACGACCCAACTTCGGCTAACCGGGCTTGTTATAAATAAAGATAATGTGCAGGTGCAGACCAATGTTACAGGAAATGCCAGCCTGGTGATTGCGCAACTTCAGGGAAACTAG
- a CDS encoding bestrophin family protein, whose protein sequence is MISYNTKDWLAVLFRFNKADTIRKLMPLILAISFYSWLIAYLEVEIFNLSENTHLRNISLMHSLLGFAISMLLVFRTNTAYDRWWEGRKLWGALTNNSRNLAIKLNAMLPEDDKVNRNFFRKAISLYASMLRDHLRSETTRLALDEIDHPELAVDASRHLPNQVATLIMNRIQELYKKNILTGDQLILLNNELLSFTDICGACERIKNTPIPYSYSVFIKKFISIYVLTLPIGFVFNLGYLVIPVVAFVFYVLASLELIAEEIEEPFGGDANDVPTEKIAENIRVHITEILTPSHD, encoded by the coding sequence ATGATCAGTTATAATACGAAGGACTGGCTGGCAGTCCTCTTCCGGTTTAATAAGGCAGACACGATCAGGAAATTGATGCCGCTGATCCTTGCCATCAGCTTTTATTCCTGGCTCATAGCCTATCTCGAAGTTGAGATCTTTAACCTGTCTGAGAATACCCATCTGCGCAATATATCCCTCATGCACAGCCTGCTGGGATTTGCTATTTCCATGTTACTGGTTTTTCGTACCAACACTGCTTACGACCGCTGGTGGGAAGGCCGTAAGCTATGGGGCGCACTCACAAATAACTCCAGGAACCTTGCCATCAAGCTGAACGCAATGTTACCTGAAGACGACAAGGTGAACCGGAATTTTTTCCGTAAGGCGATTTCCCTCTATGCCAGTATGCTACGCGATCACCTGCGTTCTGAAACCACACGCCTGGCCCTGGATGAAATAGACCACCCTGAACTTGCGGTTGATGCCAGCCGTCACCTGCCCAACCAGGTGGCCACACTAATCATGAATCGCATCCAGGAACTGTACAAAAAAAACATCCTTACCGGTGACCAACTGATCCTGCTGAATAATGAATTGCTGTCTTTCACCGATATCTGTGGTGCCTGTGAACGTATCAAGAATACACCCATCCCGTATTCTTACAGTGTATTCATCAAAAAATTCATTTCCATCTATGTGCTCACCCTGCCAATCGGGTTTGTATTCAACCTTGGTTACCTGGTGATACCGGTGGTGGCATTTGTATTTTATGTATTAGCCAGCCTTGAACTGATCGCGGAAGAAATTGAAGAACCTTTCGGTGGTGATGCCAATGATGTGCCGACAGAAAAGATCGCAGAAAATATCCGGGTCCACATCACTGAAATCCTTACCCCCAGTCATGATTAA